From the genome of Sandaracinaceae bacterium, one region includes:
- a CDS encoding HD domain-containing protein, protein MLLRDPVHGLVAFEGRAERVIEALLATREVQRLRRVKQLGLTSLVFPGAEHTRFAHALGAAHVMQRLQLRIVAAQDDLPMDARLDEAAADEALAAALLHDLGHGPFSHLYEEVSPHARHHEDWTRDVLLDDGTDVHRALEGLSSGMATRVAGMLRGEHRLGYLARAISGTIDVDRADYLLRDSYMTGVRYGLYDLDWVLRSLAFGQVGGEWVLAVEGRKGLPPIEGFFLARQHMYAQVYHHKATRAAEGLIRGVFIRVGELVREGRAPAGTPAALRAAALGERVSLGDYLALDDIALLGALSGWEQAEDQALSLLARRLRARDLPKTLPLPSECEPMFGELLARTYALAARHGLRPELHVFLDHTSDVPYAEPDDDSPGGLWLLLRHREIMRLGEASFLLKELRNKRLTSSRLIFPRALRDDVETELGPLLGSAEGHR, encoded by the coding sequence ATGCTTCTGCGTGATCCCGTGCACGGGTTGGTGGCCTTCGAGGGGCGGGCCGAGCGGGTCATCGAGGCCCTGCTCGCGACGCGCGAGGTCCAGCGCCTCCGCCGGGTCAAGCAGCTGGGGCTGACATCGCTGGTGTTCCCTGGCGCGGAGCACACCCGCTTCGCGCACGCCCTCGGGGCGGCCCACGTCATGCAGCGGCTCCAGCTGCGCATCGTCGCTGCGCAGGACGACCTGCCCATGGATGCGCGGCTCGACGAGGCCGCGGCCGACGAGGCGCTGGCGGCGGCGCTCCTGCACGACCTGGGACACGGGCCATTCTCACACCTCTACGAGGAGGTGTCGCCCCACGCGCGCCACCACGAGGACTGGACGCGGGACGTGCTGCTGGACGACGGCACCGACGTGCACCGCGCCCTCGAGGGGCTTTCGTCTGGCATGGCCACCCGCGTCGCGGGCATGCTGCGCGGTGAGCACCGGCTGGGCTACTTGGCGCGCGCCATCAGCGGGACCATCGACGTAGACCGAGCGGACTACCTGCTGCGCGACAGCTACATGACCGGGGTCCGCTACGGCCTGTACGACCTGGACTGGGTGCTGCGCTCGCTCGCGTTCGGTCAGGTCGGGGGCGAGTGGGTGCTCGCCGTGGAGGGGCGCAAGGGGCTGCCGCCCATCGAGGGCTTCTTCCTCGCCCGTCAGCACATGTACGCGCAGGTCTATCACCACAAGGCGACGCGCGCGGCGGAAGGCCTGATCCGCGGAGTGTTCATTCGGGTGGGTGAGCTGGTGCGCGAGGGGAGGGCGCCCGCGGGCACCCCGGCGGCGTTGCGGGCCGCTGCGCTGGGGGAGCGAGTGTCGCTGGGTGACTACCTGGCGCTCGACGACATCGCGCTGCTGGGCGCGCTCTCGGGGTGGGAGCAGGCGGAGGACCAGGCGCTCTCGCTGCTCGCCCGACGGCTGCGCGCACGCGACCTGCCCAAGACGCTGCCGCTGCCCAGCGAGTGTGAGCCGATGTTCGGCGAGCTGCTCGCGAGGACGTACGCGCTCGCCGCGCGCCATGGGCTGCGCCCCGAGCTGCATGTGTTCCTGGACCACACCAGCGACGTGCCCTACGCAGAGCCCGACGACGACTCGCCGGGGGGGCTGTGGCTGCTGCTGCGGCATCGCGAGATCATGCGCCTCGGGGAGGCCTCGTTCTTGTTGAAGGAGCTGCGCAACAAGCGGCTGACCAGCTCACGCCTGATCTTCCCCCGTGCGCTGCGGGACGACGTGGAGACGGAGCTGGGTCCGCTGCTCGGGAGCGCAGAGGGCCACCGCTGA
- a CDS encoding sigma-54-dependent Fis family transcriptional regulator: protein MAKILVVDDQRNMRTTLAMLLRGADHHVEEAENGDVACERVAEEAFDLVLTDLKMGTTDGLAVLRKTREASPLTEVIVMTAYGTIESAVEAMRLGAHDYIQKPFEEEELLMKVARAVRARKLAGQVSAMAAEFRERYHFENIIGRSGAIRDVLGRIVRIAPTDATVLITGESGTGKELVARAIHVNSLRSEKPFITINCAAISETLLESELFGHNRGAFTGAVASRKGLFEEANGGTFFFDEIAETAPSFQAKLLRAIQQGEIRRLGDNQTVQVDVRIIAATNRDLKAMIEEKSFREDLYYRLNVARFVLPALRDRREDIAPLTEHFLEKYGKKMRRSARLGDGVMEWLERYPFPGNIRELENLIEQGIALALDGEVQLDDIVSPEMRQGGEGTAAPRLLQDVVDRAESEAIMNVLREVDGNKEKAAEALGLSSTTLWRKMKRLDLSWP, encoded by the coding sequence ATGGCCAAGATCCTCGTCGTCGACGACCAACGCAACATGCGCACCACCCTCGCGATGCTCTTGCGCGGGGCAGACCACCACGTCGAAGAGGCGGAGAACGGGGACGTGGCGTGCGAGCGCGTGGCGGAGGAGGCGTTCGACCTGGTGCTGACCGACCTGAAGATGGGCACCACGGATGGCCTGGCGGTGCTGCGCAAGACGCGCGAGGCCTCGCCCCTGACCGAGGTCATCGTGATGACGGCCTACGGGACCATCGAGAGCGCGGTCGAGGCCATGCGCCTGGGCGCGCACGACTACATCCAGAAGCCCTTCGAGGAGGAGGAGCTGCTGATGAAGGTGGCGCGCGCCGTACGCGCGAGAAAGCTGGCGGGGCAGGTGTCCGCCATGGCGGCCGAGTTCCGCGAGCGCTACCACTTCGAGAACATCATCGGCCGCAGCGGCGCCATCCGCGACGTGCTCGGGCGCATCGTGCGCATCGCCCCCACGGACGCGACGGTGCTCATCACCGGCGAGAGCGGCACCGGCAAGGAGCTGGTGGCGAGGGCCATCCACGTCAACTCGCTGCGCTCCGAGAAGCCGTTCATCACCATCAACTGCGCGGCCATCTCCGAGACGCTGCTCGAGAGCGAGCTGTTCGGGCACAACCGCGGGGCCTTCACGGGCGCCGTCGCGTCCCGCAAGGGGCTGTTCGAGGAGGCCAACGGCGGCACGTTCTTCTTCGACGAGATCGCAGAGACGGCGCCGTCGTTCCAGGCCAAGCTCCTGCGCGCCATCCAGCAGGGCGAGATCCGACGCCTCGGCGACAACCAGACCGTGCAGGTGGACGTGCGCATCATCGCGGCTACCAACCGTGACCTGAAGGCCATGATCGAGGAGAAGTCCTTTCGCGAGGACCTCTACTACCGGCTCAACGTCGCGCGCTTCGTGCTTCCCGCGCTGCGCGACAGGCGCGAGGACATCGCGCCCCTGACCGAGCACTTCCTCGAGAAGTACGGGAAGAAGATGCGGCGGTCCGCGCGCCTCGGTGACGGCGTCATGGAGTGGCTCGAACGGTACCCGTTCCCGGGCAACATCCGTGAGCTGGAGAACCTCATCGAGCAGGGAATCGCGCTGGCGCTCGACGGCGAGGTGCAGCTCGACGACATCGTCTCGCCCGAGATGCGCCAGGGAGGCGAGGGCACGGCGGCGCCGCGGCTGTTGCAGGACGTGGTGGACCGCGCGGAGAGCGAGGCCATCATGAACGTGCTGCGCGAGGTCGACGGCAACAAGGAGAAGGCGGCCGAGGCGCTCGGGCTCAGCTCCACGACGCTCTGGCGCAAGATGAAGCGGCTGGACCTCAGCTGGCCGTAG
- a CDS encoding sigma-54-dependent Fis family transcriptional regulator, translating to MSAAPSTAAPATTAAKTTILVVDDERNIRRTLRMVLEGAGFDVCEAESAEAALAALDEQEVDLVILDIRLPKMSGIEALEKIRARPESRRLPVVMVSGHASVAEAVQAVQLGATDFFEKPLDRERVLVSVRNALKTWQLEREVERLRGQVQHRYEMIGESPVMRQLFAQVEKVAPTNGRVLITGESGTGKELVARAVHRLSQRSKDAFVKVNCAAIPAELIESELFGYERGAFTGAAGRKKGVFELAHGGTLFLDEIGDMSASAQAKVLRALQSGEITRVGSERSIAVDVRIVAATNRDLEADVAEGRFREDLYFRLNVVPLRTPALRERPGDIPALAVSFLREFCKENGLREKPIDDDVLETLAERSWPGNVRELRNVVERMAILSGDCIVLDDVPDVGRLSRERAVEDRSSAETLRPSSLPPALDGEERMSLRDYREFAEKQYILATLEEVAWNISRAALLLGVERTNLHKKLRAYGIRREDEV from the coding sequence ATGAGCGCCGCCCCCTCCACGGCCGCGCCGGCCACCACGGCGGCGAAGACCACCATCCTGGTCGTCGACGACGAGCGCAACATCCGCCGAACCCTGCGGATGGTCCTCGAGGGCGCCGGCTTCGACGTGTGCGAGGCCGAGAGCGCGGAGGCCGCGCTGGCCGCCCTGGACGAGCAAGAGGTGGACTTGGTCATCCTCGACATCCGTCTGCCCAAGATGAGCGGCATCGAGGCCCTCGAGAAGATCCGCGCGCGCCCCGAGTCGCGTCGGCTGCCCGTGGTGATGGTGTCCGGGCACGCCTCGGTGGCGGAGGCGGTGCAAGCGGTGCAGCTGGGCGCGACGGACTTCTTCGAGAAGCCGCTCGACCGCGAGCGCGTGCTGGTCAGCGTGCGCAACGCCCTCAAGACGTGGCAGCTGGAGCGCGAGGTGGAGCGGCTGCGTGGCCAGGTGCAGCACCGCTACGAGATGATCGGGGAGAGCCCCGTCATGCGACAGCTCTTCGCGCAGGTGGAGAAGGTCGCGCCCACGAACGGACGTGTGCTCATCACGGGCGAGAGCGGGACCGGCAAAGAGCTGGTGGCGCGGGCGGTCCATCGACTCAGCCAGCGCAGCAAGGACGCGTTCGTGAAGGTCAACTGCGCGGCCATCCCGGCCGAGCTGATCGAGAGCGAGCTGTTCGGCTACGAGCGGGGGGCGTTCACGGGGGCGGCCGGACGCAAGAAGGGGGTGTTCGAGCTCGCGCACGGGGGCACGCTGTTCCTGGACGAGATCGGCGACATGAGCGCGAGCGCGCAAGCAAAGGTGCTGCGCGCGCTCCAGAGCGGCGAGATCACCCGCGTGGGCTCCGAGCGCAGCATCGCCGTGGATGTGCGCATCGTGGCCGCCACCAACCGCGACCTGGAAGCCGACGTGGCCGAGGGGCGGTTCCGCGAGGATCTCTACTTCCGGCTGAACGTGGTGCCCCTGCGCACCCCAGCGCTCCGCGAGCGCCCCGGCGACATCCCCGCCTTGGCGGTGTCCTTCTTGCGCGAGTTTTGCAAGGAGAACGGGCTCCGAGAGAAGCCCATCGACGACGACGTGCTGGAGACCCTGGCGGAGCGCTCGTGGCCGGGGAATGTGCGCGAGCTGCGCAACGTGGTCGAGCGCATGGCCATCCTGAGCGGCGACTGCATCGTGCTGGACGACGTGCCCGACGTGGGACGCCTGTCCCGCGAGCGCGCCGTCGAAGACCGCAGCAGCGCCGAGACCCTGCGCCCCTCGTCCCTGCCGCCGGCGCTCGACGGCGAAGAGCGCATGTCGCTCCGGGACTACCGCGAGTTCGCGGAGAAACAGTACATCCTCGCCACGCTCGAGGAGGTGGCGTGGAACATCAGCCGCGCCGCGCTGCTGCTGGGGGTCGAGCGCACCAACCTGCACAAGAAGCTGCGCGCGTACGGCATCCGGCGCGAAGACGAGGTGTGA
- a CDS encoding FAD:protein FMN transferase, with the protein MLRSRVAGALGLGLAALACGGEGNEAEPVVPAAAAEAPAADDGQRYISLSRPLMGTIFRINVVSTPEVAEPAIRDAFAEIARLEDALSEWREDSEISRINREAGREPVVVGPDVMAVVKAGLDVSRWSDGAFDLSWAALRGMYSFPPHEERIPSARDLRRQLPLVRYQDIVVDEEASTVFLRRAGMAIGTGGIGKGYALDRAGEVLRAAGINDYMIFGGGQVQVHGQRGSRDWRVGIQHPRQQGQNSYFAALEATDVSISTSGDYEHAFFRDGRRYHHIIDLRTGLPVDKSMSVTLLAPAGLYADALSTAVFALGAERALEMLRTIDYRAEAVIVDSQCRVHTTPGTEARLRLNVELRDQLLPECTP; encoded by the coding sequence TTGCTCCGGAGCCGTGTGGCGGGCGCGCTCGGGCTCGGGCTCGCCGCGCTCGCGTGCGGCGGCGAGGGCAACGAGGCCGAGCCCGTCGTCCCGGCCGCTGCCGCGGAGGCCCCCGCCGCCGACGACGGGCAGCGCTACATCAGCCTGAGCCGCCCGCTGATGGGCACGATCTTCCGTATCAACGTGGTGTCGACGCCCGAGGTCGCGGAGCCCGCCATCCGCGACGCGTTCGCGGAGATCGCACGGCTGGAGGACGCCCTCAGCGAGTGGCGCGAGGACAGTGAGATCTCGCGCATCAACCGTGAGGCGGGGCGCGAGCCCGTCGTGGTGGGTCCCGACGTGATGGCGGTGGTCAAGGCCGGCCTGGACGTATCGCGTTGGAGCGACGGCGCGTTCGATCTCTCCTGGGCGGCCCTGCGAGGCATGTACAGCTTCCCTCCCCACGAGGAGCGCATCCCGAGCGCGCGGGACCTGCGGCGCCAGCTGCCCCTGGTGCGCTACCAGGACATCGTGGTCGACGAGGAGGCCAGCACCGTCTTTCTGCGAAGAGCTGGCATGGCGATCGGCACCGGCGGCATCGGCAAGGGCTACGCGCTCGACCGGGCGGGCGAGGTGCTGCGCGCGGCGGGCATCAACGACTACATGATCTTCGGCGGTGGTCAGGTGCAGGTGCACGGCCAGCGCGGCTCGCGCGACTGGCGCGTGGGCATCCAGCATCCACGCCAGCAAGGGCAGAACAGCTACTTCGCGGCGCTGGAGGCCACGGACGTCAGCATCAGCACGTCGGGCGACTACGAGCACGCGTTCTTCCGCGATGGGCGCCGCTACCACCACATCATCGACCTGCGGACAGGGCTGCCCGTGGACAAGTCCATGAGCGTCACGCTGCTGGCGCCCGCCGGGCTGTATGCGGACGCGCTCAGCACGGCGGTGTTCGCCCTGGGCGCCGAGCGCGCGCTCGAGATGCTGCGCACCATCGACTACCGCGCGGAGGCCGTCATCGTGGACAGCCAGTGCCGCGTACACACCACGCCCGGGACCGAGGCGCGCCTGCGGCTCAACGTCGAGCTGCGCGACCAGCTGCTGCCGGAGTGCACCCCATGA
- a CDS encoding DUF4159 domain-containing protein: MRARPRDSRRFVTCALALASLSASLVTLIPDARGIGETTRVDVRGVVIDGQREEDEPRPSARRRIAWETRKRTSIETRLRPSRARLDDPSIFETPLLYLAGDSGFPDLSEAEVVGLRRFVDFGGLLVVDDADPLSAGFDASVRRMLQRAFPTRPLRPIPADHTLFRSFYLLHGPAGRIHGRRPLEGIEREGRMGVVYSRADMGGAWARDNLGTWQHAVEGGEVQRELAIRLGVNIIMYALCLDYKDDQVHAPFIMRRRGSAP; encoded by the coding sequence ATGCGCGCCCGGCCCCGTGACTCCCGCCGCTTCGTCACCTGCGCGCTCGCGTTGGCGAGCTTGTCGGCGTCGCTGGTCACCTTGATCCCAGACGCGCGGGGCATCGGCGAGACCACCCGCGTGGACGTGCGCGGGGTGGTCATCGACGGGCAGCGTGAAGAGGACGAACCGCGGCCCAGCGCGCGGCGGCGGATCGCCTGGGAGACGCGCAAGCGCACCAGCATCGAGACTCGCCTGCGTCCCTCGCGCGCGCGCCTCGACGACCCGTCCATCTTCGAGACCCCGCTGCTCTACCTGGCGGGGGACTCCGGCTTCCCCGACCTCAGCGAGGCGGAAGTGGTAGGTCTGCGGCGCTTCGTGGACTTTGGCGGGCTGCTCGTGGTGGACGACGCCGACCCCCTGAGCGCGGGGTTCGACGCCAGCGTGAGGCGCATGCTCCAACGCGCGTTCCCGACCCGTCCGCTGCGGCCCATCCCGGCGGATCACACCCTCTTTCGCTCGTTTTACCTGCTGCACGGGCCCGCCGGGCGCATCCACGGCAGGCGTCCGCTGGAAGGTATCGAGCGCGAAGGGCGCATGGGGGTCGTCTACAGCCGCGCAGACATGGGCGGCGCGTGGGCGCGCGACAACCTCGGCACGTGGCAGCACGCCGTGGAGGGGGGCGAGGTGCAGCGCGAGCTGGCCATCCGACTGGGCGTGAACATCATCATGTACGCGCTCTGCCTGGACTACAAAGACGACCAGGTGCACGCGCCGTTCATCATGCGACGCCGAGGGAGCGCGCCCTGA